From the Lacipirellulaceae bacterium genome, the window TGAACTGCTCGGAATGTGGGTATCGGTTTCGGATCACTGATAGCGAGGAAGAGAGCGACCAGGTCTTGGAGGCGATTGAGTTCCTTAATTCGGGACGCTTAATGAACAAGCGAGATCGCGAGAGATTAATCGCTGGTGTTCAAGGTGCCGAAGTCTTGGGCGGCGTTTGCCCGATGTGTCGTCACGCGATGCCAGTTCGACCGAAGTCGCTTTCAGGCCGTCCCGATTTCCCAACGCAATTGGAAGATCAGGTAACTCTCGAAGGCGTCGAAGCGGCACCTTCCTACAATGGCGATCGAATCCTCGTCAACAAGTATGGCTTTACGTTCAACGACCCTGAGCGTTGGGATGTGGTCGTCTTTAAGTACCCCGGCAATGCGGGGATGAACTACATCAAACGCTTGGTTGGCTTGCCGGGTGAGAGGCTCCAGGTTTATCAGGGCGATCTCTTCGCGCGTCCTCTGGATGGAAGTGCCGAATACAAAATACAGCGCAAACCGCCCTCGAAAGTGCTGGCGATGTTGCAGCCGGTTCACGACACCGACTTTGAATCCAGTACAGCTTATGAGGCCGGTTGGCCGCTGCGGTGGGCGGCAACAACGCCTCAGGGGTGGGAGGTTACGGCGGAGCCCGGTGAACAGACGGTGGCAACGAGTTTTCAGATCGATCATTCGGGCGACGCGGATGAAACTGCGTGGCTGCGTTATCGGCACTTAGTGCCCGATGCTGCTGACTGGCAAGCGATTCGCGACATCAAGCGTGAGGGGCAAATTGAAGGCGGTAACCAAAGTGTCGAAGCTTGGTTAGAAACCATCGGCCCGGAACTCGTCACGGACTTCAATCCCTACAACGCTAAGTTAAGCCGGAAAGATATTCGGGATAACGACTACACCTGGGAGGCGACAGCAGCTAACCAAGGACTGCAGTGGGTTAGCGACCTCGCGGTACGCTGCGAAGTCGAAGTGAAAGCAGCGCAAGGGAGCCTGCTGTTAGATCTGGTCGAAGCAGGGAAGCACTTTCGGGCGAAGATCGATCTCAGTACAGGGGCCGTCGAGTTTGGGATTGTCGACGGTGAGACTGGGAA encodes:
- the lepB gene encoding signal peptidase I — protein: MSKKSKKQPSAKKSPAKKEPKPIEEQPKPGGFHAFRESLESVVIAFVLAFLFRTFEAEAFQIPTGSMSPALLGRHKDVNCSECGYRFRITDSEEESDQVLEAIEFLNSGRLMNKRDRERLIAGVQGAEVLGGVCPMCRHAMPVRPKSLSGRPDFPTQLEDQVTLEGVEAAPSYNGDRILVNKYGFTFNDPERWDVVVFKYPGNAGMNYIKRLVGLPGERLQVYQGDLFARPLDGSAEYKIQRKPPSKVLAMLQPVHDTDFESSTAYEAGWPLRWAATTPQGWEVTAEPGEQTVATSFQIDHSGDADETAWLRYRHLVPDAADWQAIRDIKREGQIEGGNQSVEAWLETIGPELVTDFNPYNAKLSRKDIRDNDYTWEATAANQGLQWVSDLAVRCEVEVKAAQGSLLLDLVEAGKHFRAKIDLSTGAVEFGIVDGETGKKLDFEAKAQTPVNSTGSYTLLFANVDDQLLLWVDGELVEITDSTYDPEELFGERKRLIPWASSEESGDQGDLAPVGIGAAGAQLKISRIEVLRDIYYLASEYPLNSLEDYGSISNSEVIEGRRLPQLGSHRELFSEPKNWFRFLERRRVSFPVDEEQFFVMGDNSPFSQDARLWKGGSRSGDSVPGGAYLDRRLLIGKAVCVFWPHSWGSIPGLRKLPGFPNFSDMRLVR